Part of the Deinococcus sp. QL22 genome is shown below.
TGGTGACCGCTAACGCCCTCAGATTGCTGCGCTTTCAGGGCGGGGGAGTCCAAACCAAGACCAAAGTGCAGCGGCAGCCAGTGCCGAACGCAGGCACACTATGACCGGGGCCTTGATGGAACAGCGTGCGGCCGAAGTGGACTGTGAGACAGCCTGCACCCACCCGGAAGCTGTGGCCCGCGCCCGCACCAGGCTGCCGGATGACGGAGGGGGACAGGCAGGCCTCGCAGCTGGGTATCAACTCGCAGCTGGGTATCAACTGCAGCGGCAGGGAGCCGAGTTCTGAATCCTTGATGCGAACGCCCGAACCGGAGACGTTGGTTCGGGCAGGAAGGTGAGGTTCAGGGTTCGGGCGTGCGGATTCAGGAAGTCCTGAGCGCGATTCCGGCGCTTGAATCCTTGCTGATTTCGCTCTTGTCACCGTGTTCAGCGATGTTCTTGCCAAGTGATGTTGTTGCAATGGGCACCCCTGATGACCTGCTGGTGGTCGACGTTCATCAGACTGGGAATTTCCAGAGCGGGGGTAGAAATCGGTGGTACACCCAGATTGCGTCCCCAATGATGCTCGGTAAAGGTGGGGCTTGGGGCCATCCACGGACAGTCAGCCTCCCTAGATCCAGTTAAGGCGATACACCAGTCAACACCCCTGCTTCGAACGAGTGAACACTTCAATAGGCAAGCCCATGTTTCCACCTTGAGTGGTTCAAGGCCTGTTGCTCATCTTGATGTCTGCCTTGGTCGGCCGTATTCGGCCGCGCTGAGCCGATCTCAAACGCTGCTCGGCCTTCTCCTCTGTCAGTGCGCGCGGCTTCGTCCTTTATTGAATGAGGTGGTGTTGAGCAGTGCCTGTTTGTAACATTTGTTCTAATCTGCTCACAATGGCGCCGTTGACCCACCGGTCACGGAAGGAGAACTCATGCGTACAGGCTTACTTGCCCTCACCACCATTGCCCTTGTCACGCAGGCCCCCGCCGCCTTCGCCTCAGTGCTCAGCTGGCAAGCCCTCCGTCAGGGCGACTCCGGCCGCGATGTCTACACCCTCCAGTACCTCCTCCGGGAATCCGGGCAACCCGTGGATCTCGACGGCATCTTCGGATCCAGTACGAACACGGCGGTGCGCAACTTCCAGGCGGCACGGAGTCTTACCGTGGACGGCATTGTGGGTGGGAACACCTGGGAAGCCCTGATCAAGACCGTTCGGCAGGGCGACAACAACAACGCCGTGCGGGCTGTCCAGGATCAATTGCGCGCTGGTTACGGCTACTCCTCGGTCACCGTGGACGGCATTTTCGGCGCGGGTACGAACACCGCGGTTCGAGATTTTCAGACCAAACGCGAACTGGGCGCTGATGGCATCGTCGGGCTCAATACTTGGCATGCTCTGGTCACTGGAACCAGTACGCCGACCACCGGCACGACGGCCAGCCTGGCCACACAGATCCTGAACAGCAGCCGCATTGCCCTCGGAACGAGCAGCAGCACCACCGGGGGGAGTCCCCGCCAGAACATCATCGACACGTCCAATGGTCTGGTGACCAAGCGCGGGTGTAACGGCAACGCCAACTGTGGCCTGACGACCACCCTGAAGCGCTCCATGCTGGAGGGGGCGCTGAAGATGGCGAACGCGGGAAACTCGTATCACATCACGTCTCTGGCCGGTGGCGTGCACTCGACGAACTCTGACCATTACGCGGGCCTGGCGATCGATATCGGGATCTGGAATGGAACCAGCCTCTCGACACCGAACAGTGCCCATACCGCCGCGCGCAATGCCTGTATCGCCGCGGGTTCAGATCCGAGCCAGACGTTCAATGCGTATAACGACTCTTCGGGGCGGCACAACAACCACGTGCACTGCGCCTGGAATTGAGGTCAGCACTCAGCAGGAGGGACACCTAGGCGGGTGTCCCTCCTTTGTGACATGCGAACGGGGGAACGCCCGCACTTTACGGACTCCGATCAAAAGCGGTGTTGAGTCAATCACGGCAGGTCAGTATCCCTCCGTCTGGTGAAGGCGAGACCGTTGTAGAGGCGCAGGTGGTCATTCAAGGGAGACTCCCTGAACTCAATCCACGGCGCGGAACCCTGTCGTTTACGGTACGAAGCGCGGTTTCCGGGCCCAGTGCACAAGCGGCAACCCTCTCGATTTAGAAAGGAGCGTTGCGGAATCTGGCGCTGTCATTGACAGCGTCTCTCCAGTGATCGCTGGCCTAGGGGAACGGTCAGTACCGCGGCGCGACCGATCAAGGCAACACAGCGCTGTAGGTAGCTGCTTCAGCCGAAGTGAACTGACCTGCCATTGCGGCCTCATTCAAGCCAACAAACTGCGCATGGGACGCGCCATCCTCCATCTGCAGCTCCTGCTGACCCCAGCACAGAAGCCTCTCAAGGTCGCAGCTTCGGTGACGTGCAATCAGCGCCCGAGCTTCCACACGCGCACCGTGCCCTCAACGCCCAGAGTCACGAGCTGCCCGTCCTCCGTAAACGCGAGGGAGTCTGCCCACCCTCCATTGCCAGACAAGCTCTGCACGACGCGTCCCGACGTCACATCGTGAACGACCACGGTGCTGCCGTACCCCGCGATCACCAGATGCGTCCCATCTGGGGTGAACATCCCGGCACGGGCCTGCCCAGGGGCGAACCACAGCACTCGGCTACTCGTCACGTCCGTCAACTCCACTCCGTCCGCCTGAAGCCAGGCAGCACGCGTCCCGTCCGGAGACAGCCGCGCAGGGATGCCCTCCTCGGACAAAATCTTCACGTGCGCCTGTTGACCGCTCAGGGTCATCAGATCGGTGGTCGAGCCTTCCATCCCCGCGTAACCAGCGAGGAGTCGCTCCCCTCCTACACTGATCGAGAGCCACTCGTAAAACACAGGTTGGCGCAGCGCCCATTGTTGTGGCGTCCAGGACGCGCCCTGAAAGCGGTACAGGGCGTCTTTCGTCAGAGCCACCACGGTGCTTCCCTGGCTCGCGGCGACAGTCACGCCCTTCAGGAGCAGGCGAGGTGCGCCTCCATTGAGGTTCCACCGCAGCAGGCGTCCCCCTTCCAAGGTCACCACCTCCTTGTTCGTCGCGCCGACCGGCAGGGCCGCCCCACCCTGACCGAAGGTGCCCGATACCTGACCCGTGGTGAGATTCACGCTCACCACGGCTCCCTCGTCGAGATTCACGAAGGCATGCGTTCCTGCCGTGACCACTGCGCCCTGATTCTGTCCGAAGATCGTCAGCTTCACCGCCTTCGCCTGCCGGGTTCCCAGATTCACTTGAAACAGGCCCTGAGATCCAGCCACCCAGAGATGCTGGCCGTCCGCAGACCAGGCTGCTTGCCGCCACCCGAAATTCACGGCGGTGATGGTGGGGGAGAGCAGCCGTGGTTGCCGAGAAGCTGCGCGTTCCTGGAGGGTCAATTGCGGGTCTCTCTCCTTGTTACCCACTGCCAACAGCAGTGTTCGGGCACCTGCGGACATGGCCATCACGTCCGCCTGACCGATGGCGAGTTGGGTCACGCGAGAGGTCTGCATGTCTACCAGCTGCCAGCCGCCGCCTACCCTCACGGCGACGAACTTGCTGTCCGCCGAGAAGACGGGCTGTCCGGAGGTGGCGCCGAGCGTCTTCATCCGTGCCGTGCGCCCGTTGCGGCGTTGTGCAGGTGCAGCTTCCTGCCCTGCACGACGACAACGGTGCGTCCGTCCGGGGCCACCTCCGCCGCCTCTCCACGGGCCAGGACGACGGGCGCGGCGTCTCCGCGGGCGGGCACGGTGGAAACCGTGCCCTCACTGACACTCAGCAGGTGACCGGTGCGGTTGAGGCTGAATTGGAACTGGTAGCGCGAGTAAACGTGACGGCCCACCATCTCACCCGTCGCGACATCCCACACCCGAATCGTGTCGGGAACTCCCGAGCAATTGGCCGCGGCGAGCAGGCCATCCGGTGAGAACATGACGGCCTGGGAGAGGCAGTCTTCCGCTGGAAGGGCCCGGAGGACACGGCCGGTTCTCGGGTCACGCAGCAGACGCCGTGCCCCGCCGCTGAGCAGCAGGGTTCCGTCCGGAGAGAGTGCGACTGAGGAGGTGCGGCCCTCACCCACCACGAGGTGCGGGGTGGGAACTGCGGGATGGACGCCGCATTCACCGGGGACGCGATCAGGACAGAACACAGGACAGCGTGTGTGAAGGGGCGCATGACCACATCGTACTGGCATGGTCGCGCTGGGAACGCTGCACCTGCTGAGCAGAGGAAGCCTATGCTCTGTGCCTTGGACAATGCTCATCGGTTGTGCGGGTGAGTGTGGTCAGCCTCAACCCGTGAGGAGAGATTGACCGCCGCAGCTGCCCCGGGAGCCGCAGTGGAGGGAATAATTAGCGCACCGAGAAGATCGTCAGGTGACCGACAAATTTGCACGTGATCAAGTCTCTGGTATCCAGGTTGGTGAGGGCCTGAGCGACCTCGGTTTTGCTCAGTCGTAAGGCCGTACAGACGCTTGTGAGCGTTTCCTTGCGGCCCAACAAAAAGGTCAACACTTGGGTTTCTACGGGTGAGAGGGGGTGTGGATCATGGAGTGGAGGAGCGCCGTTCAGGCTGTAGGCGGCGCCGGGACGGTGGGGAGGATCTGAAGCAACAAAGCGCTGCCTTACCTGATCTGTGGCGACCAGATCAGCCAGCAGTTCTTGAAGAACTGGCAGCGGGAGATTGAGTTCGGCCTGCAACTGTTCGAGGGGCCAAGTGGCTTGGGTGGCCAAGACCTCCAGCACTTGGGGCCGTGCCGCCCGGGCACGGGCAGTGTATTTCGACTGGGTCACGTGGGCTTCCAGGTGGGGGCGAGGGTAGAACGGGCGTTCCCACGGGGCATGCGTGCACTATAGAGCGGGGCGTTTTGGTGCGCGTGCACGCTGTGGTCAAGGGAGGAGGCGCAGGAGCCGCTGCGAGATAGAGAACATCCGCGTCAGCGCCAACTCCAGCGGGGCACGGTCACGAATGAAGTCGCCGTTTTGAATCCGCTGGGCGAACCCAGCACCAGCATTGAAGACCTCGCTGTGCAGGCGGTGCACGACCAGCAGATGGCGCTCGCGCTGAGGCGAGGCGTCGAACCACCCCGCGTAATTCGCCTATGGCTGGGGGAGCGGATCAGCAGGGCCTCAGTCTGACGGGTCTGGCTCAACCGGGCAAGAGCGGCTTGACCATCAGCGATCTTCAAGCACAATGATTTCCACTCTGCGTCACCGAAAGAGAGTCTCGTTGTCGACCTCCGGCGCAGGGACGACCCATGCTCGGCTTAGGCCAGTCTTCCTTCACCACGCCATTCCTCTAGAAGCTGCCGGATCAGGTCGGCTGCGGGCAACTCACGCGCCAAGGGTGCGCCTTGCCCCGCCCAATGTGCAGCGAACTCATGGTTGTTTCGCTGAGCCGCAGCGGCATGCAGTTGCTTGGCCGCGTCATACGCCACGGGATAGGCCGCTGGGACTGGGGTTCCATTTCCTTCGCCGTGAGTGATCAGGTCATTCACGATCCCCCGCGCGGCCCGTCCCGAGATGGCGGCGGTCAGACGGGTGGTGGCCGCCCGCGCACTCTTCAGGTTCGCCCGGTAGGCCGTGTTGGCGGCAGACTCCGGGCAGAGAATGAAGGCCGTCCCGAGTTGTGCAGCGGCCGCACCCAGATCCAAAGCCGCCTTGATGCCCTGGCCGTCCATGATGCCGCCCGCTGCGATCACGGGCAGCTGCGTCTGCCGCACG
Proteins encoded:
- a CDS encoding peptidoglycan-binding protein → MRTGLLALTTIALVTQAPAAFASVLSWQALRQGDSGRDVYTLQYLLRESGQPVDLDGIFGSSTNTAVRNFQAARSLTVDGIVGGNTWEALIKTVRQGDNNNAVRAVQDQLRAGYGYSSVTVDGIFGAGTNTAVRDFQTKRELGADGIVGLNTWHALVTGTSTPTTGTTASLATQILNSSRIALGTSSSTTGGSPRQNIIDTSNGLVTKRGCNGNANCGLTTTLKRSMLEGALKMANAGNSYHITSLAGGVHSTNSDHYAGLAIDIGIWNGTSLSTPNSAHTAARNACIAAGSDPSQTFNAYNDSSGRHNNHVHCAWN
- a CDS encoding WD40 repeat domain-containing protein; protein product: MKTLGATSGQPVFSADSKFVAVRVGGGWQLVDMQTSRVTQLAIGQADVMAMSAGARTLLLAVGNKERDPQLTLQERAASRQPRLLSPTITAVNFGWRQAAWSADGQHLWVAGSQGLFQVNLGTRQAKAVKLTIFGQNQGAVVTAGTHAFVNLDEGAVVSVNLTTGQVSGTFGQGGAALPVGATNKEVVTLEGGRLLRWNLNGGAPRLLLKGVTVAASQGSTVVALTKDALYRFQGASWTPQQWALRQPVFYEWLSISVGGERLLAGYAGMEGSTTDLMTLSGQQAHVKILSEEGIPARLSPDGTRAAWLQADGVELTDVTSSRVLWFAPGQARAGMFTPDGTHLVIAGYGSTVVVHDVTSGRVVQSLSGNGGWADSLAFTEDGQLVTLGVEGTVRVWKLGR
- a CDS encoding WD40 repeat domain-containing protein, with product MFCPDRVPGECGVHPAVPTPHLVVGEGRTSSVALSPDGTLLLSGGARRLLRDPRTGRVLRALPAEDCLSQAVMFSPDGLLAAANCSGVPDTIRVWDVATGEMVGRHVYSRYQFQFSLNRTGHLLSVSEGTVSTVPARGDAAPVVLARGEAAEVAPDGRTVVVVQGRKLHLHNAATGARHG